The sequence GCCCGGAAAGGCAGAAAGGCATCGCTACCAGCTAGCGGGCCACGCCCTTTTGCTGCGTGCCGTGCTCGGGCGGCAACTCACACGCTTCGGTCACGACAAGATCGTTGTCTTTGGCGAAATTCATCACAAAATCGAACGCCATCGGTTCAATTTCACGCAAACGGGAATCGAGAATCACACACTTGAGGTCGCCCAGCATGGTTGGACGCACATACAGCGAATATTGCAAACGGGCGTTTGGCCCGCGCGCGCCCGGCCCGAAGCTCGACATCACACCCGCGAGCCGTTCCGACCAGTCGCTTGGCCGGAATTTTTTGCCGCTTTTAGTAATGCCTTGAATAAAGAATTCGGTTGGGGGTACTTCGACCATGTAGGGATACCTGTGCGGCTGCCCGGCGGTCAAGCTGCCGGAACATCTTGTGGATGCTCTGCAGTCCCGGCCACCAGTACGCATGAAACACCAGATGACTCAAGCCGTGTCTTGCAGGCATAAACCTGACCGGCTGGGCTGACAAAAACCTTGAAATTATAGCGCAGCGCCCCCGCCCCCGCACTGCCGCCGGCCGCAAAAAAGCCCTTGAGAGACACTCGCGCCATATCCAGCAAGCCTTTTGGCTAACTCGTCAAACGCTGCGAATTCCTTTATGCTGCTTCGAGCTCACCTTCAACCATCCCTAAATAACAGCATCGGCCCCAGCAATACTGCCGGGTACGAGCGCTGCCCCCGTTTCATGACTACCAAGAAAATTCGTCACTATTTGCAGTTCAAGGATTTCTCCCTGGAAGATTACGAATACGTGCTGGAACGCGCACGCATCCTGAAACGCAAATTCAAAAACTACGAAACCTATCACCCGCTGCACGATCGCACGCTGGCGATGATCTTCGAAAAAAACTCGACGCGTACCCGTCTGTCGTTCGAAGCCGGCATCTTCCAGCTGGGCGGCCACGCAGTTTTCATG is a genomic window of Paraburkholderia bonniea containing:
- a CDS encoding DUF3579 domain-containing protein; amino-acid sequence: MVEVPPTEFFIQGITKSGKKFRPSDWSERLAGVMSSFGPGARGPNARLQYSLYVRPTMLGDLKCVILDSRLREIEPMAFDFVMNFAKDNDLVVTEACELPPEHGTQQKGVAR